Proteins from a genomic interval of Neodiprion lecontei isolate iyNeoLeco1 chromosome 2, iyNeoLeco1.1, whole genome shotgun sequence:
- the LOC107219698 gene encoding transcription factor Sp9: MLTDMTPAAAGQLYPQLQSIAKSPASHVDHPGLRGTPLAMLAAQCNKLSNKSPPPLADAAVGKGFHPWKKSPQSSGSSPQHSGGGGGGGCTTTTGVTQRPTATSSAGSTGGYARPPVTSCASTAPQYGSDLYFPGTASAQPASDPHHHQSSLLGKVEGATLGSVYGRHPYESWPFNAMPGATHGGIKAGDGGWWDVHSAATGGWLDVSGTVGVGVHAAQMANYSADYSTSLALAGNHLLGSTTAGHNLLQDTYKSMLPGGPPGFGLHHHATSGGGAGSPQGAGGAGVAQAPSPRSQRRYTGRATCDCPNCQEAERLGPAGVHLRKKNIHSCHIPGCGKVYGKTSHLKAHLRWHTAAPSNPHRRKEIRLPGLQQAIHAQRPPREARQDAQQQQQQRQQRGEQRQGGGGGGQLVGRVLLRQRGQRESAESHFGAPGSGGPGQQHGGSAEHQQHPATTGNPHDPNADDPSNPADTPSSPPPASPAANGPPPPPSSSRNHRGPHHPPPSSSSHGDEHALSPVGPGAACANNATALGSPLSYPLNLNLIHHHHHHHHQAAAVAAAAAAAAAANHHHNSYSMQQNPGTPGTAQTPSPSSPAPVHSL; encoded by the exons ATGCTGACCGACATGACTCCGGCGGCGGCCGGACAGCTTTATCCGCAGCTACAATCCATCGCCAAGTCCCCAGCTAGTCACGTG GATCACCCGGGGCTGCGCGGAACCCCGCTGGCGATGCTGGCGGCGCAGTGCAACAAGCTGAGCAACAAAAGTCCGCCGCCCCTGGCGGACGCGGCGGTCGGCAAGGGGTTCCACCCGTGGAAAAAGAGCCCGCAGAGCAGCGGGAGCTCGCCGCAACACTCGgggggcggcggcggcggcggttGCACGACCACAACGGGGGTGACGCAGAGGCCGACGGCGACGAGCAGCGCCGGCAGCACCGGGGGCTACGCCAGGCCTCCGGTAACCTCCTGCGCCTCGACCGCCCCCCAGTACGGAAGCGACCTCTACTTCCCCGGGACGGCGAGCGCCCAGCCGGCGAGCGACCCCCACCACCACCAGAGCAGCCTGCTCGGCAAGGTGGAGGGTGCGACCCTGGGCTCCGTTTACGGCAGACACCCTTACGAGTCGTGGCCGTTCAACGCTATGCCGGGAGCGACCCACGGCGGCATCAAGGCCGGGGACGGGGGCTGGTGGGACGTCCACAGCGCGGCGACCGGCGGGTGGCTGGACGTTAGCGGGACCGTCGGCGTCGGCGTCCACGCGGCCCAGATGGCCAACTACTCGGCGGATTACTCGACGAGCCTCGCCCTCGCCGGGAATCACTTGCTGGGCTCGACGACCGCCGGGCACAACCTGCTTCAAGACACTTACAAGTCGATGCTGCCCGGCGGGCCGCCCGGCTTCGGGCTGCATCATCACGCGACGAGCGGGGGCGGGGCCGGGAGCCCCCAGGGGGCCGGAGGCGCCGGCGTCGCCCAGGCACCCTCGCCGAGGTCGCAGAGGAGATACACCGGCCGGGCGACCTGCGACTGCCCGAACTGCCAGGAGGCAGAGAGGCTCGGACCTGCCGGTGTTCACCTGAGGAAGAAGAACATCCACAGCTGCCACATCCCCGGCTGCGGGAAGGTCTACGGGAAGACGTCTCATCTGAAGGCCCATTTGCGGTGGCACACTG CGGCACCTTCGAACCCACACCGGAGAAAAGAGATTCGCCTGCCCGGTCTGCAACAAGCGATTCATGCGCAGCGACCACCTCGCGAAGCACGTCAAGACgcacagcagcagcagcagcagcggcagcagcgggGCGAGCAAAGGCAAGGGGGCGGCGGGGGCGGGCAGCTCGTCGGCCGAGTCCTGCTCCGACAGCGAGGACAACGCGAGTCAGCAGAGTCCCATTTCGGGGCCCCTGGTTCAGGGGGCCCTGGACAGCAGCACGGCGGGTCAGCCGAGCACCAACAGCACCCAGCAACAACCGGCAACCCCCATGACCCCAATGCAGATGACCCCTCCAACCCCGCTGACACCCCATCATCCCCACCACCCGCATCTCCCGCCGCTAATGGGCCACCACCCCCACCATCATCATCACGCAACCACCGTGGTCCCCACCACCcaccaccatcatcatcatcacacGGGGATGAGCATGCACTGAGCCCGGTGGGGCCCGGAGCCGCATGCGCCAACAACGCAACGGCCCTGGGCTCCCCCCTATCTTACCCCCTGAACCTCAACCTgatccaccaccaccatcatcaccatcatcagGCCGCCGCGGTCGCCGCAGCCGCGGCAGCCGCGGCCGCCGCCAATCATCACCACAACTCCTACTCCATGCAGCAAAATCCCGGCACCCCGGGCACGGCGCAGACCCCCTCGCCCTCCTCCCCCGCCCCTGTACATAGTCTCTAG